From the genome of Candidatus Dormiibacterota bacterium, one region includes:
- a CDS encoding molybdenum cofactor guanylyltransferase translates to MISPTEAAADAAIVILAGGKASRLPGKLEREIGGEPLLVRVFERLGGRWPIAIAARGGFSPELDERLACPVLIDRWPDAGPLGALVSAAGALRARRIFAVAGDLPLIERTALERLEAAWMPEDEAVVYRHDGRLEPLAALYDRAALVREGFALLREGTGAMHALLERLRSRAISGDDRWFLNVNTPEDLMRACAAPPKGTP, encoded by the coding sequence GTGATATCCCCAACCGAAGCCGCAGCGGATGCGGCAATCGTCATCCTCGCCGGTGGTAAGGCGAGCCGATTGCCCGGTAAACTCGAACGCGAGATCGGCGGAGAGCCCTTACTCGTGCGCGTTTTCGAACGGCTCGGCGGCCGCTGGCCGATCGCGATTGCGGCGCGCGGAGGGTTCTCACCGGAACTCGACGAGCGCCTCGCATGCCCGGTCTTGATCGATCGCTGGCCCGATGCGGGCCCGCTAGGCGCGCTGGTGAGTGCGGCCGGAGCGCTACGAGCGCGACGCATCTTCGCCGTGGCCGGCGATCTCCCGCTCATCGAGCGGACGGCGCTCGAGCGTCTCGAGGCTGCCTGGATGCCGGAGGACGAAGCGGTGGTCTATCGCCACGACGGGCGCCTCGAGCCGCTGGCGGCGCTCTACGATCGCGCGGCGCTGGTGCGCGAAGGGTTCGCCCTGCTGCGCGAAGGCACGGGTGCGATGCACGCGCTGCTCGAACGGCTGCGTTCGCGCGCGATTTCGGGCGACGATCGCTGGTTTCTCAACGTGAACACTCCCGAGGATTTGATGCGCGCGTGCGCCGCCCCGCCGAAAGGAACACCGTGA